The sequence below is a genomic window from Ischnura elegans chromosome 2, ioIscEleg1.1, whole genome shotgun sequence.
AACTGTTGCACATGATCTTCCTTAGGATAGCCATTAACCATAGTGTTGTGTTTGTGACAGTGGCTTTTGAAGAATTACGTTTGTCCAAGCTCCTCAAAGAAATTTAGGTTTATCGCAACTACGCCTAtgctattaagtattttttataactgAATTCTTACTTATCTGAGATGTTGCTGATGATCCACTGGCACACTTTTACTGCTTGAGGAGAGAAAGCTGATCAGACCTGGAAGTGATCGCAAATGCACCAAAAATTTAATGTACGTCCATTTTAATGTTAGCCGGCAGCTATTTGGGGAAAAATGGGTCACGGGTGGCAGCATGGCATAATTGGTGGAGTGAATTATGGAGCAGTGTtagcgtaaaaaataaaacagctaTATGTATTTTTACCATACAAATACATTTTGCAATATATTCTATCCTATATTATCAAGTCATTAGTTCCATAGTGTAAAATGGGGCAACATGTTACTTCATACGGTGTAATTTAGGCAAAAGTGGAGGTGGCTCTTAGTGCgagttgaaaaataacatgtCTACCATTTACCTACCACTGGGTTCAATACAAAAATGGTGACAGAATTGAGTGCACATTTTGAACCTTATTTCCTTGATGTACCTCAGGTTTGTTTGGCAagtaaaatgaacattttaattgATGAGATGATGGCATATTATGTATTCTAATGCTAAGCTATGTTTTCtctttaattgtgaaaaatattactttccttgcctacttattaaaaataaggtTACCTTGGTAGGTGCCAGCCCAGTGCAATAGCTTTAATATCAGCTTCAGAATTTTAAGCACCAGTTAAGCAGCCAACAGGTATACACACCACATGAATTTCATGGACTAAAATCAATACATATTTGCAGTTAAAGGAGACCAAGGGAGACAATGAAACTCATTTTGTTTAACATGAAAATTGattcatttcattcactttttcctaCAAGAAACAGAATTTTACAATTTCTTCTGTCTCATCACaacaatagtaaaaaataaaaatgaggaccgaaGCTGGTACTCAAGGATGAAAACCAAATCCAAATTTAGTCTATTCACTTCCAGGAATCTTTCACAAACACAGCCCCTAAGTAATTTTGTACGAAAAACTTAACGCACCCTGGTGTTTTATTGGTTTTCTTCTGCATGAAAGTCAGCAAGAACAAGCACACACTCACGCACACACTATATGATCACTTTTTCTATGCTATTCATTTAAAAGAGTTCAGGTCCAtagcataaaattttcctcatCAGTCATAAGTTTATTTTCTATGCAGTGATTTTCACTGGGGaatgatgataacaaaaaaaaaacaatgtcagATGATTGAACTTCACACTGTGAGTGTACACCACATCACTTAATAAAAGCTTCGGCAGGAATTTTCCCTTGTTTATGAAGTTCAGTAAACACAAACACTGCCCGCTCAAAGTCCCAACCAGTTTCAATTAAAcatctgaaaaagaaaaatattatatttaaaaatgatagatAAATACTAAAATGCTACATATCCTTactgttgaaattaaatttaccataaataaCAATCCATTCCAATGACTAACAGTATATGTAATTTAAATGGTTCACTGCACCTTAGGCATTTAAAATCTGTGATTAGAAGCGATCCCAAACTTTCGTACCACATATTTGCTCATTTATATGCTGGCACCTGAGTTCTCATTGaactttttccacagaatttGGACTTCAGATGGCTGAGGGGCAACAACATTTTTGACTATAGGTAGGATTTTGCGCAATTGTTTCATTCAAGAAATTTACAACCTTTTTAGATCCCTTAAATTTTTGCTATCTCAAGTTTCTCCAATGTCACAGGTATCAATACTAAATACATTATAAAGTGTTTATTCACAACTGACCATAGGAGTTATTCAATGAACAAATGATGACCAACCCTCACAAAGGGTATGTCATTTACTTATGCATTTGACCAATTGGTCCACAGCAAATGTGCTGGCTAGGGATCGGGTAAGGATTTGAAGATTTAACCAAATGTGAGTCAAATCAATGGGTAAGATGTTCTAATCATCAACAAACATTTTTACCAAGCAACATTAAGTCAATAGATACTTACTTTCTGGACCAATCAAGACTCATTCCAGATTGTTGAGACATGGTCTGCACCATTTGTTCTTGCATCATTTCTCCAGCCAAGGGTGCTGCCGGCTGCGCGGGGATTAAAGGTTCAGCTGGCATTGCTGGGACAGGAGCTGGCGCTGGCTTAAACACGGCCTAAAATGAGCAGATAATTTTCACACCATTACACATATACAGTGTGTCCAGCcgatcaaagcagaaaaattcgtGTGAAATTCctggttttccagggaaattttacagaACTCCAGGTTAATCATACGTGATTACTGCAagagataagaatttttaaacacccgaaattacttcaatatttaaaaaaatattatatttaagcaTTAAATGGACAAGGTATAGGTAAGTTAGCAcactttgtatttaaaatttaaatttattcaatgtaaGCTATGACGCTTTAACCTCATAAGTAGATGTTGACGTGATTAGCATTCTATTCTTTAATCTTACTTGAGTCGAGAGAGCTAGAAATTTCAACTCTGCTtacttgtctgacattccacgtttcgatgcagctgtaaaaattctactaagatactgcacttaaaattacgacaaactTTAGGACaaattttaggccagaaaatgggaaCTGAACTGACTAAATATtacgtgaaatgaatttgaaacaagtaaaagattttgaaattcccaattgaagcaaaaattcataaacaattcatgcataattccagggactaaaaattctAATTCCTATGGGTCACATCACATGCAATTCATTCACAACATGGAAAATCTGAACACAGTGACTCACTCACCTTCTCTTGCTCTTTGGTAGCATTGGTGATGAATAATTGCTCATTCACAATGCAGAAGCCACCACCGGGAGAAGGTACAATAACAAAAACCCGATTGAAGGCTCGTATTGGTTCTCTATTTGTTTTGGTTTCTTTGAAAAGGCCACTGACCGAAATATAAATAAGCTGGGgctgaaaaataataaacaaactaattagataattctgaaaattttaaaatacttctatGAGCTCAACTCTCAGATATCAAAAGTGAACTAACATTACAAATTGGGACATCAACAGCAAAAGAAAGAGGGTCATGTTGTGTTTCTGGAAGCTGGGAGAGGAAGGTTACAATTGCCAATTTTCCTTTCCGAAGTAATTTCTGCCTTCTGGCATAATCAGGAACTTTTAAAAGATTACGACTATCCCCAAGGTAGTCATTTAACCTGTTGAAAACAAGAGTGTATATAGTTAGAATGATCAAACTTCACCACACATTTAGAACAAAAGAGTGGACACGATGACATAATATCCAGAAGTTCAACATACCTGTGTGATGTAGTAGAACCCTGACCAGATGGGTAGGCAGCAGAAAGAGAGAACATGGCATTTTGATGGTATGCATCCAGTAGTGGCTGTCGATTCTCCGCATCGAATAGACTGTAATACTGCTCCAGAAACTGTCTAACCAGGGGTTGTCCTTCAGGATTGGAAATGAAACTACCTTTTGACGTGGGCATATTGATTTCATCTGTGACATCAAAGCTGATTTGAGGAGGCAAGTCCATTCCATCCTGTAATGGATACACAAATGATTTTAGTGGGGAAATAAATATCTAGCTAGAACATATAAATTACATTCCAAGGAATTAACTAAGAATTAACTTACCAATTTCACTAATTTTGGAAACCGCTTCCTCACTTCACTGTATGGAATACAGAGcatgaaacaattaaaaactgtATCATTATCACacacatatttcaataaaatatgtaccaataaaaaaaaaaagaaaaatgacataGAACCAGATCCCTGTCTCGTCAGGAAACAATCAAACAGCATGGTACCACCACAACAATACCTCCCCTTGTTAGTATAGTAATTACCACATAGGGCACATGATGAACAAAGAACTTTGTGTCAACCTCCAGGAATGAAGCTGCTAGCATATCCTTGGGAGCATTGATTTtaagtaaaagaaaaacaatgagcACGTGGTCATGAATTTGAGGACAAAAATTGATAAGGCAAAAGTCAAGGTATAATATCCATACTTTAAAATGCTTGCCTCAATTTAGTTTGCCAAGGGCAGAGAAACTTGCATTTTAATGAACCTCATGAGCTTCAAGGTCCCAAAAGATGGGAGTTGGGTCTACATTGGTATCACTCTGACATTTATCAGCTGCATCAATATCCTATCACCTCCACAGTTACATCATCGACAAGCTTGTCAGCGACAAAAACTGGCTCAAGAGCTCGACCCTCGCATGGCATGCCTGCTGGTGGCACTGGTCCCCCCTCCAAAGAAGACGACAGCACATCACCGTCATAGGCCATCGACCAGCAGAGGGGAGCGGGCAAATGAGAGTTTTCAGGGGCCATGAGCATGGCATTTTAATCCTTGGAGTTGGCAAGATAGAAGGTGGAGGGGGCATTGAGTAACGACACACTAGTCATGGAGTGTCATCCAATGACAGAAGTGCCACACAGAAACCAATCCAACCACATGGTTGCAATATGCAACTGGGCATGGCCTTTGGCCTTTTCTGCATAATCAAATACCCTTACCACAGTTATGAGATATGTTTGAGTAAGATGATGGGGAATTTTTCCGTAGGCGTGCTGCAGGCAAACATGTATGGAGGGACACCCTGACTTTGCCAGTGAAGTACACCTCAATGGattcaaaaatacatttcttcTTTAAACGCTCGCAAGAAATGCAAACAAATTCAGGGCTGGAGGCAAACAAATCCACTTAAGATTTCACATGAAAGATAAACCATGGGGAGATATGAATGTGCACCGCAAACCACACCGCATGATTGTATCCATGGCATTAAATCAGAGATCATGATGGATAAAATGACCAGGTACACATAGGGAATCCACATGAATGGGCTAGATTAACGAATCTAACTGTGAAAAGAACAACCACCAAACAAGTTCATCTTACATGGtggttatgttttcaattgaagCGCAATGCCTTACCAGGCAACTTTGACACTGTGTTGCCCTACCTTACATAAAGAGATTGGTCCTTAAACTTCGAACATAATGGGTTTCCTTGTAAAACCAATTCAACAATTGGAAGACCCTGCAGTGAATTCAGCTGGGTCATTTCATGTAtctgcagaaaaaagaaaaattaaagtaaaaacaaCTTGCAATCACATACAGTTCCATTTTACATTACAATGATAATACATATACTACAACAATAGATCATCATTCAACTATTACCTTATTTCTTCCCAAATGTAAGATCTTCAAGTTGGGCGTTTTCCTGGAGAGTGAGCTGAGATGGTCAATGACATGTATTTTATTCTCTGAGAGGTTCAACGCTGTCATCTCAGGGATATTCTCCGATATTATGTCCAAAACTGCTATCATCAAATTTGGCCGGGACAGAGCACAAAATGAATCTTGGACCAAATctagattgaaaataaaaaagaaatgtagTACACAATGctagagttttaaaaattatctgaaaaaaattagaatcattGCTATTATGAAATACCTCTTCAGGCCTGAtaacacggtacattaacccctacgagttaatgtcttaatgtatgaatgcgagaatgaatgcGAAAGtgcaccgtgtagccacccaacttgtgcgaaggcatgaacggaaaataaaatctgttccaatttggttcatgcattcgtaattgttctgttccagtccacaaaaatcattcgtacaaacagacattaactcgtatgtgttaatgtacggTGCAAAAAAGCCTTTACGAATATACATACACTCGTTTGTCATCCATTAACACAAAATTCATATAGCATGGATAGATGGTCAAACGAATTTCCAGGTTAATTCAAAGATAGTGATTTATCAAAAATGCTTGATACTAGTAGGATACTTCTTGAAAGACATGAGAATAATGAACAACGTGAGGCCATCACattgttctttgttttttttttactctcttgaCAGCAATTCCTTCCCTAATTGAGCAGTTTTCCAAAGAGCCATTGGTGACTATTGACTCAATGGTGACTTATATTTTCTCTTTACAAAAATTCATCAGTTTTCACTTagcaaaatgtaattattttgcaaacaACTGTACATTTACCACATCATTAaacaaaaacactgaaaaaaatgaCCAACATAACCAATAACAGGAAGTATGAATAATAACCAGAAGAGCACGGCAAACAAAGAAGATGGTGTGCTTGGTGACTGACCAAAGGCTACCTCAGGTCAAGTCTCAGACTAAGTTAGCAGATCCCCCTAAAATGATATCATCACAGTAAGGGGGTCCCATGGAAAGGAAATAGCCCCCTAAATAGGAATTTGTGGTACCCCCATTCCTGTGGTTAATTACAGGATCAACGAGTACTACCTTCACCAATTCAAACCATCCCTCAAAGGAATCATAATTTCAGAAGGATAGAGGAGCAATGAAAAATGGCTGATTGACTattatatacagtagactctcgttattacgaagttcacgggaccgaaaaatcggaggttcgtaataacgaagttcgtaagaacgtttcttctaggaatcgtcgaaagaaatagtgtattataaacgcgattaaattacgcggaaatatatagaAACAGGAAAATtagtttcagtttttcaacagaagactgcgccatgacgcaatcgTGGGTTGATATCTTCCCTAATACATTAACTCCGATATTCAAATTAGTTGcatcccaagaccttgttcctaggttgataaaattacagtctgGCCACCGAAAGTTGTCCAATAACAGACAAAATGGTCTAGGTCTGGGTAGGGGGTGAGGgggccaggtaagaaagggaaacgcttacaaagtgttccatgaagaaaagaaccggaaggacgacgagcgtgaaggacctagaggaataattacttgttcttgtgattcaaagaatgggcttattttggcggatcaggcttatttcggtgttcgtttatgcatttgacaacgttgtatgactaggcgagggtgtgaggtgcgtttggggaacagcgattggctttaaaccgtgctggcgcaggatgATGCGCCCCTCTTATTGTGCCGTAATTggacaaccctcgccagccggactgtatgtAAGTTATCGcagagtacggttatcctgcgggatgcagcactgcattacacgtatgcgcttactcacgcttgtggcgaactgatctagcggggcctgcgatgcatttggagccgaaaaaatagctccccgcggtgacgaagaacggacgaaacgttgaacagttcctaaattcacaccattttcattgataccttattcagatcatgatcaaagtgagagtttcccagcgccacaccgcgtagtagcggccaaatcgaaaggcgccaaatttgaaatttgaaaattttgaatgctcgtatctctgaaaattcgtaaatcgaatgtgcataggaagaggactgaCTGTACATCGAATTTActaacggttatgagtgggttaccatgactacacaggaatgaaggctgttatatgatgtagcgtgtaaactgaataaagaaccataattgacgctcttaggcacagtacacgagaataacttaaacgtggcgcgattattgAAACTTGAGTGCAGTGAATACCCACCTAAATACCGTGACTTGTGCGtgcaacttcgtaataaagttcatattgtaaccgccgggaccgggacttaggttcgtaatttcgtaaaaacgaaaattttgtaatagcgtttcttttactatagcttggataggccttttcgacgggaccaactatttgcttcgtaataacgagaacttcgcaACAACGtagttcgtattaacgagagtctactgtacatgCTTGTTCCACCCTATGATAATAAT
It includes:
- the LOC124154245 gene encoding nuclear RNA export factor 1-like, with translation MHRRIIDGGFSRNGGKHYYGHDDRVDNRRRVSFKPGSNRISKHDRLPDRRLPMHVRLDDDVDMAGSSGFAGRDGNRFNTSNGKRGRGRKRQGRNSPAPQNRAKLSETASWFKVTIPYGAKYEKDYILRMLFSHISPTIFIPIAYRTQANEASFYVEDYEAAQKLACADRKMTASDGYKILVRVHPGTPKFDLNPALKAKVTTVMGKRYNADSRALDLTRFHLDPDLVQDSFCALSRPNLMIAVLDIISENIPEMTALNLSENKIHVIDHLSSLSRKTPNLKILHLGRNKIHEMTQLNSLQGLPIVELVLQGNPLCSKFKDQSLYVSEVRKRFPKLVKLDGMDLPPQISFDVTDEINMPTSKGSFISNPEGQPLVRQFLEQYYSLFDAENRQPLLDAYHQNAMFSLSAAYPSGQGSTTSHRLNDYLGDSRNLLKVPDYARRQKLLRKGKLAIVTFLSQLPETQHDPLSFAVDVPICNPQLIYISVSGLFKETKTNREPIRAFNRVFVIVPSPGGGFCIVNEQLFITNATKEQEKAVFKPAPAPVPAMPAEPLIPAQPAAPLAGEMMQEQMVQTMSQQSGMSLDWSRKCLIETGWDFERAVFVFTELHKQGKIPAEAFIK